Within bacterium HR11, the genomic segment TGCGCATCGTTTCTTGGGAGGTCCCGCCGGGCCAGGAAACGGGCAAGTTCGTGATCAATGGCACGATCACGAACCCCCTGGCCCTACCGGCCGAAACTCCGCCGACCCCCTAACGATAATAATAGGGAGGGAACCGATGGCCTTGATGGACGATTTCAAACGGCTCCCCCTGTGGGGACAGCTCGGCGTGTTTGTCCTGGCCGACGTCCTGCTGATTGCCTTGTTCTATTTCTTCTACTACCAAGGAACGGTCGAACAGATCGAGGTCCGGCAACGGGAGCTGAGCCAGCTTCGGACCAAAATCGAGGAAGGGGAAGTCGCCCAACGGAAGTTCCAGCTCCTCCAGGCGGAGATCGATCGGTATACGAACCGCATCGAACAGCTCAAGAAGATCCTGCCCAGCGTCTTGGAAATTCAGACCGTTTTCAGCGAAGTCTCGAATCGAGCAAAGGAGGCAGGTCTCCAGATGACGTCCTTTAAGCCGCAGACCCCGGAAGACCGACCGACTCAGCCCTATCAGGTCCATCCCTTGAATATCGTCGTGATGGGCGACTACCACTCGTTTGGCCGCTTCGCCGAACGGATCGCCGCCATGGACCGGCTGGTCAACATCGGGGACTTCAAGATCGAGGTCAAGGACGTCAACCGGCGTCCGCCTCTGCTTCAAGTCGATATGCGGGTCGAGACGTATACCTATGTAGAGCCGGCGGAGACGCCGCGACCGACCGCCGTCCGGCCGGTAGGCCGATAGGGCGCGAAGGGCGAATAGCGAGTGGCGAATGGCGAAGGGCGAAGGGCCCCTGAAGGGGCTCCGATTCGAAATTCGGACTCCGAAAAGCGGGGTCCTGGCTACTCGCCACTCGCCGTTCGCTATCCGCCAAAGGAGGGTTTTATGAAACATCGGGGCCTGACAGGACCTCTTCGAAGGGCGTGGGGCCTGGGGCTGATATTGGGGTTCATGCTGGCATGGCTCCGACCCTCGGGCGCCGCCGAACTCCGGGACTTCTCGTTCCACGTCACGGCCTCGGCCACAGACCTGGTCTTTACGTTCGACCCGGCCGTCCGCCCCGAGGTGGCCGAGAAGGGCTTGGACCTCGTCCTTCGCCTGCCGACCGATGCGAATCTGGACCGACTGGCCACGCCCGTTTCGATCAGCTCTCCCCAAGTCCGGCGCGTCTGGGCGGCGCCCGAACGTCACGAGGTCCGCATCGAACGCAACCAAGTCCTCCCCTATGAAGTCCACCCCCAGGCCAATGGCTTTGTCATACGGGTTTATGGCGTGTCGGCCCGGGGCGAGCCCGGGGCCTCCCCCAACCCTGCCGGTCGGACCGGCGCGACGCCCCCAGAGCCGATCCCGCCGGCGGCACCGGCCACGGCTCGCGACGTGACGATCCTCCAGCTGGAAGACGCCGCCGTGGTCGTGAAGCTAACGATGGAGGGTTCACCATCGACGACTCGCTGGAAGCCCTCGCGCCTCTCGAATCCCGTCCGCTGGGTCTTTGACATCGAGCCCTTGCGATTTAAGCCCCTGGCCTGGAAGCGGTCGCCTCAGCATGCGTGGCTCAAGCAACTGCGGGTTGCCCAATTCCAGACCGAGCCGAGCCCCGTGACCCGAGTCGTTATGGAGGTGACGGCCGAGAACCTGCAACCCGACGTGCAGGTCGAGCCGGATGGCCTTCGTATCGCTCTGGTCCGCCCGACGGCGACTGCAAGCTCGGCGCCATCCGGGACGGAGCCTGAATCCGCTCCTGCCCAGGAGACGGCGTCGACGCCTTCGCCGACGACACCGCCCCCGCCGACGGCACCCCCGTCATCTCCGGAACCGGTCTTGCCGTCGGCCCCGCCGACGGTGGAGACGGGACCCGATGCAGGGGTCCCGGGTCCCGGGTCTCAGGCCCCCAGCGTCCAGCCCCCGACCGCTGAGAAGCCCTCTCCGGTTCCCCCGCCGACGGCTGACTGGGACCCCCGGTTCTTTGATACCCGAGACATCGTCTTCTATCAGGCCCAGACGGAACAGGAAGCCCAGGAAGCCGCCAAGAAGGCGCAGGAGCTGGCCATCTTTAAGGAGCGGGCCATCGCCGGCCCTAAGAAATATGAAGGCGAGCCGATCACCCTGGAGTTCACCGACGTCCACATCAAGGACTTAATGGGTGTCTTTAGCGATATCTCGGGTCTCAACATCTTGCTGGACCCCAAAGTCGAGGGCGAACAGTACCGGATCCCCGTCCTGCGCCTTAAGTATGTCCCCTGGGACCAAGCCCTTGATTTGGTCCTGCGGATGCTGAATCTCGGCTACGTCTTGGAGGGGAACGTCTTACGGGTTGCCCCCATCGAGGACCTCCGGAAAGAGGCCGAGGAACGGCAAAAACTGCAGGAGAACATCGGTACGCTCCAGACGGTCATTAAGCCCTTAAGCTACGCCGACGCCACCCAGGTCAGCCAGCTGGCCTCCCGCCTCCTGACGCCCCGGGGCGAAATCTTCGTCGACACGCGGACAAACACGCTCATCATCAAGGAAACCGACGTCAACATGCCGAACATCCTGAACCTGATTGCGACCCTCGACACGCCGATTCCCCAGGTCAACATCGAGGTCCGGATTGTCGAGACCCGGCGGACCTTCACCCAGCAGTTAGGCATCCAGTGGGGCTTCCGGGGTCTGATGTCGCCGGCCCTGGGGAACTCGACGAGCCTGGTATTCCCCAACAGCATCACCATCGGCGGCAATGTCATTCAGGCCACGACGGGTATCACGGGGAATCCCCTGGGAGGCTACGCCGTCAATCTGCCGTCCCTCCAAGCCCCGACGGGTGCCATGCTCCTGTCCTTCGGGTCCGTGATGGACACCTTCCGATTGGACCTGGCCCTGATGGCCCTCGAGTCGGCGGGCCTGGCGCGCGTCATTTCGAGCCCCCGGATTTCGACCCAGAACAATCAGAAGGCCGACATCCAGTCGGGTGACCAGATCCCCGTCCAGACGATCGTCAACAACACGATTCAGGTCCAGTACGTGAGTGCGACCTTGCACCTGGCCGTCACGCCCCAGATCACGGCCGACGGTTCCGTCATCCTGAAGGTCCGGGTCGAAAACAAGCGGCCCGACTTCAGTCGGCTCGTCCTGGGGATCCCGCCCATCATCACCCAGGAAGCCGAGACGGTCCTGCTCGTCAAGGACGGCTCGACGGTCGTCTTGGGCGGCATCATCCGGGCCAACGAGGAGACGACGCAAGCCCGTCTCCCCTGGATCCACCGGATCCCCATCATCGGCTGGTTCTTCAAGAACCGGAACCTGACCCAGGAAAACAACGAACTCCTCATCTTCTTAACCCCCCGTATCGCCAAGCTGTCTTGAGGAGGGGATCGTTATGAAAATTCGGAATGCGGAATTTGGAATGCGGAATGGGATGGGCGTCCTGGGGTTGGGGGCCTACGTCCTGGGCCTGGTGGCCCTGGCCGTGGCCAGCCTCCAGGGGGTCGCTTGCTCCCCCCTCGAGGACGAAAATACGGCCGGCGTCAAGCTGACCGTCCTCAAGATCACGGCCACGGACGCCCAGGGCCAGGCCAGCGACTGGCTCGCCTCGGACGTCGTCCGGATCGACCCCCAGACGGGCCAGGCGACCGTCCGGGAAGACACGGCGACGGTCGACTTCCGCAACGACTTCTTGAATCCGACCATCGAGCCGTCTCCCATGAACGACGTCGTCGTCGTTCGTTACCGGGTCGAGTACTCCCGGCCGGACGGTCGGAACCAGCCGGGCGTGGACGTGCCCCGGCCCTTTGATGCCACGACCAACATCCATGTCCCCATCAACGGGACGGGTTCCGGCAATATCGTCGTCGTGCCAGCCAAGGCCAAACTGGAGGACCCCCTCTGGGGACTGCGCTTCGGCGGCCGTGAAAGAGAAATCTTGGCCTACGCCCTCATCACGTTCTTTGGCCACGACCTGTTCGGGCGGAATGTGGCGACAAATGCCCGATTGGAAATCCACTTTGCCAACTGGGCGGACCAGCAATAGAAAGACCACAGACCACGGACCACAGACCGTGAGACGATAGACCACGAGAAGGGCCACGGGATCATGGACTCACCGGGCCGACCGGCACCCCATCCCGGGATGAGGCGTTCCGGGACGCCTGGAAAGGTCTGTGGTCCTGTGGTCCATAGTCCCTTTCGTTTAAGGAGGAGTCGGTTATGCGGTGTGGAGGGAATCTTCGCCATTCGGATGGCGGATGGCGAATGGCGAATGAGGCTGGGTGCCGAGGCCAATTCCCACGCTCCTCGCCCTTTGCCTATCCGGGGAGGGGGAGACGGGACGGGACTTGGGGTCTGGGCTGGCTCCGGGGCCTCTTGGCAGTCGCCCTGTTGGTGGCCTCCTGGAGTTGCAAGCAGACGAAGGAAATTACTATCCCTGATCCCGATAGCAATGCCACAGCTCTGTATATTCTC encodes:
- the pilQ_2 gene encoding Type IV pilus biogenesis and competence protein PilQ, with amino-acid sequence MKHRGLTGPLRRAWGLGLILGFMLAWLRPSGAAELRDFSFHVTASATDLVFTFDPAVRPEVAEKGLDLVLRLPTDANLDRLATPVSISSPQVRRVWAAPERHEVRIERNQVLPYEVHPQANGFVIRVYGVSARGEPGASPNPAGRTGATPPEPIPPAAPATARDVTILQLEDAAVVVKLTMEGSPSTTRWKPSRLSNPVRWVFDIEPLRFKPLAWKRSPQHAWLKQLRVAQFQTEPSPVTRVVMEVTAENLQPDVQVEPDGLRIALVRPTATASSAPSGTEPESAPAQETASTPSPTTPPPPTAPPSSPEPVLPSAPPTVETGPDAGVPGPGSQAPSVQPPTAEKPSPVPPPTADWDPRFFDTRDIVFYQAQTEQEAQEAAKKAQELAIFKERAIAGPKKYEGEPITLEFTDVHIKDLMGVFSDISGLNILLDPKVEGEQYRIPVLRLKYVPWDQALDLVLRMLNLGYVLEGNVLRVAPIEDLRKEAEERQKLQENIGTLQTVIKPLSYADATQVSQLASRLLTPRGEIFVDTRTNTLIIKETDVNMPNILNLIATLDTPIPQVNIEVRIVETRRTFTQQLGIQWGFRGLMSPALGNSTSLVFPNSITIGGNVIQATTGITGNPLGGYAVNLPSLQAPTGAMLLSFGSVMDTFRLDLALMALESAGLARVISSPRISTQNNQKADIQSGDQIPVQTIVNNTIQVQYVSATLHLAVTPQITADGSVILKVRVENKRPDFSRLVLGIPPIITQEAETVLLVKDGSTVVLGGIIRANEETTQARLPWIHRIPIIGWFFKNRNLTQENNELLIFLTPRIAKLS